The Burkholderia sp. NRF60-BP8 genomic sequence GCGGTGACGGCATGCCGCCCGATGCAGGTGGCCGATTCCCGGTGATGAAGATGGATGGCCGCGTCGCCGCTGGTCGAGCGGCGACGGGCGTGAGCATGCTGCTGTGGTCGCGGTGCGCTTCTTGGCGTGCGTGCCGGCGTTCGCGCGTCAGGACGCGCTGTAATGCGTATCGAACACCGCGCGCAGCGTCGACGAACCGATCGCGAAATCGCCCCACAGCGGCCCGTCGTTCTGCGCGAACGCGAACGGCGTCGTACTGATCGACGCGAGGCGCAAGCGCCATTGCGCGGCTTCCTGGCGGAACGCGGTGAGCTGCATGTCGGACAGCGCCGTCTGCGCGCTCGCGAGCGTGACGAGCGGATCGACCGGCTCGTTCGCGACTCGCACCTCGAAATGCAGGTGCGGGCCCGTTGCGGCACCGGTCATCCCGACCGAGCCGATGCGCTGGCCTTGCTTCACGGTTTCGCCGACCTTCAGCCCGCGCGCGAACGCGGACAGGTGCGCGTAGTAGGTCGAATAGCCGTCCGCATGATCGACGATCACATAGCGGCCGTAGCCGCCCGGATCGGTGCCGACGAACGACACGACGCCGTCCGCGGCCGCATCGACCGGCGTGCCGCTGGGCGCGGCGAGGTCCACGCCCGTATGGAATGCCATCGCCTGCGACAGCGGATGGATGCGCTCGCCGAAGAACGAGCTGATGCGCGTCCACTTGACCGGCATCGTGAACGCGGCAGCTTCGAGCGGCGAACCGTCGAGCGTGTAGTACGCGCCATGCTCGGCGCCCGGCGCGCGGAACCAGATCGCGCCGAACGTGCGGCCGGCGACGCGCAGCTCGAGCGCGGTGAGGCGCGGCGTGCCGTCGTTCGTGTCGAACGCGATGCGGTAATAGTCGCCGCGCTGCGCACTCGCGCGCATCGCGACCTTGCCGGTGACGAGATCGCCGAGCTGGATGCGCACTTCGGGCGGCACGTCGAGACGGTTCAGCGTATCGGACAGCGTGAGCTCGATGTCGCCCGCGCGCATCCCGTGCCGGGGATCGGGCGACGCGAACTGGAACAGGCTCGCGTAGCCGAGCATGTCGTTGCGATGTGCGCTGAGCGGCGCGAACAGGCCCGGCTGCAAGCTGCGATCGGGGCGATCGACGTGTTCGTTGCGCTCGCCGATCGTGCGGGCGAGCTCGCTCGTCACGAAATGCTGCGCGGTGGGAAACGGCGTATCGGACAGCACGCGCTGCGGCAGCGCGGCCGTGCCCGAGTCGACGGCGCCCGGCAGTTGCGACACGGCCGGCAGGGCGGCGGCGAGGCCGAATGCGGCGAGCGCACCGAGCACGGCGGCCGGCACGAGCGCGCGCACGGCGCGCTGCGCACGACCGGGCGCGGCGGCATCAGGGGTTGCGACGGACTTGACCAAGGTGTCCACATCCAGGAAAGCGGTTCAAAGGGGTGTGGGCGAGGGCCGCCGGCGGCACATCGTCGAACGGCGACGGGGCGGGCGGCGGGCGTGCAACAAAACAGGCCCCGCCAGGGGCCTGTGTCGTTTCCGTTCGACCCAACGCGCGGGGCGGGCCCGCTTCGAACGGCGGCGTGCATACCGGGTCGAACCCGGTTATCACGCAGACGCTAAAGAAAGATGACAGCGTCAGTCTACCGATGTTCCGCGAAACGTTAAAAATTTTAAAGGGGGTCGGTTCGTTCGTTTCGTACTGCGGTAAATCGGGTTAAATCAGCATTTGTTACGATGATTTTGGTCGATCAGGCAATTTTTGCGCGCGGCGGCGCAGAGCGGCGGAGGTGCGGACGGCGTCGAAGCCGGCATCGAGCATCGCCTCGGCGTCGTTCCACAGGTTGCCGCGCAGCCGGTTGGTCCAGATCATCGATGCGAACACACCTTCGAGCAGCGACACGAGATAGACGGCGGCCAGATGCACGTCGAGATCGGCGGCCACTTCGCCGGCCGTGATCGCGCGACGCAGCAGCGCCTTGGCGATGCGCAGCATCTGCAATTCGAGCAGCATGCGGCGCCGCTGCAGCGCACCGTTTTCCTCGCTCTGCTCGCACTTCGTATAGAGAATCACCAGCACGCGCTGCATCGGGCCCGGCTCGCCGCATTCCTGCAGGTAGTGCGACGCGGCGCGCCGCAGCGTCGCGAACGGCGGCAGGCCGTCGCCCGCGTCGAAACCTTCGGAGGTGCGTGCGAACGCGCGGTCGCACATCGCCAGACACACTTCCATCTTGTTGCGGTAGTGGCCGTAGACGGCGCCCCGCGACATCCCGGCGGCCTCGGCGAGGTCCGCCATCGCGGTTTGCGCGACGCCGCGCTCGAGCAGCACGAGCTCGGCGGCGTCGAGGATCCGGTGCTTGATGGCGAGCGATTCTTCCCGGGTCTTGCGGGCCATGTCGTGAAATTCCTTACAGTTCGCTGTCGTTTTATTGAGACAAAGTGAGCGCCGGATTGAGGCGGCCTGTATTTAATCAGTCGTGACTGATTATAATCGGCCACCCTGAGCCGCCGCATTGTATCGGCGGCGAGTGATCCGAGGTCAGAACATGAATAACAAACGCACCCTGTGGCGCCGCCTGGGGCTGGCGCCGTTCGCGCTCGCGGCGCTGCTGGCCGTGGCGGGATGCGGAAAGGGCGACAAGAACGCCGCGCCGGAGACCGCGAAGCAGGCCACCGTCGTGACGGTACGCCCGACAGCCGTGCCGATGACCGTCGAACTGCCGGGCCGGCTCGACGCATATCGGCAGGCGGAGGTGCGCGCGCGGGTCGCGGGCATCGTCACCGCCCGTACCTACGAGGAAGGCCAGGAAGTGAAGCAGGGCGCGGTGCTGTTCCGCATCGATCCCGCGCCGCTGAAGGCCGCCCGCGATGCCGCGCAGGGCGCGCTCGCGAAGGCGCAGGCCGCCGCGCTCGCGGCGACCGACAAGCGCCGCCGTTACGACGACCTCGTGCGCGATCGCGCGGTGAGCGAGCGCGACCACACCGAGGCCGTCGCGGCCGACACGCAGGCGAAGGCCGAGGTCGCATCCGCGAAGGCCGAACTCGCGCGGGCTCAGCTACAGCTCGACTACGCGACCGTCACCGCGCCGATCGCGGGCCGCGCACGGCGCGCGCTCGTGACCGAGGGCGCGCTCGTCGGCCAGGACCAGGCGACGCCGCTCACGACCGTCGAGCAGCTCGATCCGATCTACGTGAACTTCTCGCAGCCGGCCGCCGACGTCGACGCATTGCGTCGCGCGGTGAAGAGCGGGCGCGCGACGGGCATTGCGCAGCACGACGTCGCGGTGACGCTGCTGCGCGCCGACGGCACCGCGTATCCGCTGAAGGGCAAGTTGCTGTTCAGCGATCTCGCGGTCGATCCGACCACCGACACCGTCGCGATGCGCGCGCTGTTCCCGAATCCGGAGCGCGAGCTGCTGCCCGGCGCGTATGTGCGGATCGCGCTCGACACGGCGGTCGACCAGCGGGCGATCCTCGTGCCGCGCGACGCGCTGTTGCGCACGACCGACCGGACGTCGGTGCGCGTGGTCGGCGCGAACGGCAAGGTCAAGGACGTCGAAGTCACGGCCGACCAGATGAGCGGCCACGACTGGCGCGTCACGCGCGGCCTCGCGGGCGGCGAGCGCGTGATCGTCGACGACGCGGCGCAGTTCGCGCCCGATACGGTCGTCAAGCCCGTCGAGAAGGCGCCGCCGTCGAAGGCGGCGCCGGCAGCGGCCGCTTCGCAGGCGGCCGCCCGTCAAACCTGACCGGTTCAAACCAACATGGCACGTTTCTTCATCGATCGCCCCGTCTTCGCGTGGGTGATCGCCATCTTCATCATGCTGGGCGGCCTGTTCGCGATCCGCGCGCTGCCCGTCGCGCAGTATCCGGACATCGCGCCGCCCGTCGTCAGCATCTATGCGACGTACCCGGGCGCGTCCGCGCAGGTCGTCGAGGAATCGGTGACCGCGCTGATCGAGCGCGAGATGAACGGGGCGCCGGGGTTGCTGTATACGTCCGCGACGAGCAGCGCCGGAGCGGCGTCGCTGTACCTGACGTTCAAGCAGGGCGTGAACGCCGATCTCGCGGCCGTCGAAGTGCAGAACCGGCTGAAGACGGTCGATGCGCGCCTGCCCGAGCCGGTGCGTCGCGACGGCATCCAGGTCGAAAAAGCCGCCGACAACATCCAGCTCGTCGTGTCGCTGACGTCCGACGACGGCCGGATGACCGACGTGCAGCTCGGCGAATACGCGTCGGCGAACGTCGTGCAGGCGCTGCGTCGTGTCGAGGGCGTCGGCAAGGTGCAGTTCTGGGGCGCCGAATATGCGATGCGGATCTGGCCCGACCCGGTGAAGCTGGCCGGGCACGGCCTCACCGCGTCGGACATCGCGTCGGCCGTGCGGGCGCACAACGCGCGCGTGACGATCGGCGACATCGGCCGCAGCGCGGTGCCGGACAGCGCGCCGATCGCGGCGACCGTGTTCGCGGACGCGCCGCTGAAGACGCCGGCCGACTTCGGTGCGATTGCGTTGCGCGCGCGGGCCGACGGCTCCGCGCTGTTCCTGCGCGACGTCGCACGCATCGAATTCGGCGGCAACGACTACAACTATCCGTCGTACGTGAACGGCAAGGTCGCGACCGGGATGGGCATCAAGCTCGCACCGGGCTCGAACGCGGTGGCCACCGAGAAGCGGGTGCGCGCGACGATGGACGAGCTGTCCGCGTACTTCCCGCCGGGCGTGACATACCAGATTCCGTACGAGACGTCTTCGTTCGTGCGCGTGTCGATGAACAAGGTCGTCACGACGCTGATCGAGGCCGGCGTGCTGGTGTTCCTCGTGATGTTCCTGTTCATGCAGAACCTGCGCGCGACGCTGATCCCGACGCTCGTCGTGCCGGTCGCGCTCGCGGGCACGTTCGGCGTGATGTACGCGGCCGGCTTCTCGATCAACGTGCTGACGATGTTCGGGATGGTGCTCGCGATCGGCATCCTCGTCGACGACGCGATCGTCGTCGTCGAGAACGTCGAGCGGCTGATGGTCGAGGAGGGGCTCGGGCCGTACGACGCGACCGTCAAGGCGATGCGGCAGATCAGCGGCGCGATCGTCGGGATCACCGTGGTGCTGACGTCGGTGTTCGTGCCGATGGCGTTCTTCGGCGGCGCGGTGGGCAACATCTACCGGCAGTTCGCGCTGTCGCTCGCGGTATCGATCGGCTTCTCGGCCTTTCTCGCGCTGTCGCTGACGCCCGCGCTGTGCGCGACGCTGCTCAAGCCGGTGTCCGGCGACCACCACGAGAAGCGCGGCTTCTTCGGCTGGTTCAACCGCTTCGTCGCGCGCGCGACGCAGCGCTACGCGACACGGGTCGGCACGATGCTGAAGAAGCCGCTGCGCTGGCTCGTCGTGTACGGCGCGCTGACCGCGGCGGCCGCGCTGATGCTCACGCAGTTGCCGAGCGCGTTCCTGCCCGACGAGGACCAGGGCAACTTCATGGTGATGGTGATTCGCCCGCAAGGCACGCCGCTCGCGGAAACGATGCAGAGCGTGCGCGAGGTCGAGTCGAGCATCCGCCGCGACGAGCCGACCGCCTATACGTATGCGCTCGGCGGCTTCAACCTGTACGGCGAAGGGCCGAACGGCGGGATGATCTTCGTCACGCTGAAGAACTGGAAGGAGCGCAAGGCCGCACACGATCACGTGCAGTCGATCGTCGCGCGCGTCAACGAGCGCTTCGCGGGCACGCCGAACACGACGGTGTTCGCGATGAACTCGCCGGCGCTGCCCGATCTCGGTTCGTCGAGCGGCTTCGACTTCCGGCTGCAGAATCGCGGCGGGCTCGACTACGCGGCGTTCAGCGCCGCGCGCGAGCAACTGCTCGCGGCGGGGCACAAGGATCCGGCGCTCACCGACCTGATGTTCGCGGGCACGCAGGACGCGCCGCAACTGAAGCTCGACATCGATCGCGCGAAGGCGTCCGCGCTCGGCGTGTCGATGGACGAGATCAACACGACGCTCGCGGTGATGTTCGGCTCCGACTATATCGGCGACTTCATGCACGGCACGCAGGTGCGGCGCGTGATGGTGCAGGCCGACGGGCTGCACCGGCTCGATCCGGACGACGTGCGGAAGCTGCGCGTGCGCAACGCGCGCGGCGAGATGGTGCCGCTCGCGGCGTTCGCGACGCTGCACTGGACGCTCGGGCCGCCGCAGCTCACGCGCTACAACGGCTATCCGTCGTTCACGATCAACGGCTCGGCCGCGGCAGGCCACAGCAGCGGCGAGGCGATGAGCGCGATCGAGCGGATCGCCGCGACGCTGCCGGCCGGCATCGGCCATGCGTGGTCGGGGCAATCGTTCGAGGAGCGGCTGTCGGGCGCGCAGGCGCCGATGCTGTTCGCGCTGTCGGTGCTCGTCGTGTTCCTCGCGCTCGCGGCGCTCTACGAGAGCTGGTCGATTCCGTTCGCAGTGATGCTGGTCGTCCCGCTCGGCGTGATCGGCGCGGTGCTCGGCGTGACGCTGCGGGCGATGCCGAACGACATCTATTTCAAGGTGGGGCTGATCGCGACGATCGGGCTGTCGGCGAAGAACGCGATCCTGATCGTCGAAGTCGCGAAGGATCTCGTGGCGCAGCGCATGCCGCTCGTCGACGCGGCGCTCGAGGCCGCGCGCCTGCGGCTGCGGCCGATCGTGATGACCTCGCTCGCGTTCGGCGTCGGCGTACTGCCGCTCGCGTTCGCATCGGGCGCCGCGTCCGGCGCGCAGAGGGCGATCGGCACAGGCGTGCTCGGCGGCGTGATCACGGCGACCGTGCTCGCGGTGTTTCTCGTCCCGCTGTTTTTCGTGATCGTCGGCCGCCTGTTCGACGTCGGCCCGCGCCGGCGCGGCGGGTCGCGGCCGGCGACGATGGAGGGTTCGCAACCATGATGTTTGCGCTGAACGTATGCGCCGCGCGGCGGGCTCCGGTCGCGCTGGCCGCTGCACTCGCGCTCGCCGGCTGCTCGCTCGCGCCGCGTTACGAGCGTCCGGCGGCGCCGGTGCCGGCAAGCTATGCGCCGGTCGACGGCAGTAACGCGCCGGCGGCCGAACCGGCCGCGGCGCAGGATGCCGCGTTGCTCGACGACTGGCATGCGTATTTCACCGATCCGGCGCTGCAGGCGTGGATCGATGCGGCGCTCGCGAACAACCGCGACCTGCGGATCGCGGCCGGCCGGCTCGAGGAAGCGCGTGCGTTGTACGGCGTGCAACGCTCGGACCGGATGCCGTCGGTCGATGCGCAGCTCGGCTATGAGCGCGCGCGCCAGTACGATCCGGTCGTGCGCGAAAGCGCGATCAGCGGACTGTATCGCGCGGGCGTCGGCGTCAGCGCGTACGAGCTCGACCTGTTCGGCCGCGTGCGCAACCTGTCCGACGCGGCGCTCGCCGAATACTTCGCGACGGCCGACGCGCAGCGCACGGTCCGCATCGGCGTGATCGCCGAAGTGGCGGGCGCGTACGTATCGGAACGTGCACTGCACGAGCAGCGGGCGCTCGCGCAGCGCACGCTCGATGCGCGCGAGCGGATCGCCGCGCTCACGCAACGTCGCTATGCCGCCGGCACGAGCGACGCGATCGAGCTGCGCTCGGCCGAGATGCTGGTCGCGTCCGCGCGCGCGTCGCAGGCCGCGCTGCAGCGCGAGCATGCGCAGGCCGTGCGGGCGCTGCAACTGCTGGCGGGCGATTTCGCGCGCAACGTGCCCGCTGACGCGACCGCGCTCGACACGCTGTCGATCGCACCCGTGGCGCCGGGCGCGCCGAGCGAATTGCTCGAACGGCGGCCGGACATCCGCCAGGCCGAGGCACGGCTGAAAGCCGCGAACGCGAACATCGGCGCGGCGCGCGCGGCGTTCTTCCCGCGCATCGCGCTGACGACCGACTACGGCTCAGTGAGCGACGCGTTCTCGAACCTGTTCGCGGCCGGCACGAACGTGTGGACCTTCGCGCCGCGCATCACGCTGCCGATCTTCGCGGGCGGACGCAATCGCGCAAACCTCGACGTCGCGAACGCGCGCAAGGACATTGCGGTCGCCGAATACGAGAAAGCCGTGCAGACCGCGTTTCGCGAAGTGGCCGATGCGTTCGCCGCGCGCGACTGGATCGACCGGCAGCTTGCCGCGCAGCAGGACGTGTATGCGGCGGACGGCGCGCGGCTGAAGCTCGCGGAGCGTCGTTATGCGGGTGGCGTCGCGACCTATCTCGAACTGCTCGACGCACAGCGCAGCACGTACGAGTCGGGGCAGGAGCTGATCCGGCTCCGGCAGCTCAGGCTCGCGAACGCGATCGCGCTGTATCGCGCGCTCGGCGGCGGCTGGGCGCCGGCATCGGCGGAGGCTGCGGCTTCCGCGTGAGATGGGCGATGTGTTGCCTGGCGCCGCAGCGTGCCGGGCAACACGACGGCGGCTGCACGATTCGATGTGCGGTCGTCACTTCGACGGGGCGTGCCGCCCACCGTACCGCCTTGCGCCATCGGCGCTTCTTTTGCCGGCCCGCGCATCGTTCTCATCTCCCGGCCGCGCAGCGGCGGCTTCTGCTGCCGCCCGCATCCATAGACCCATCGTGTCGTCCGCCTGAGCAAGCACGTGCCGCGTCTCTTCGTTTCCCATTTCATCGAATCCGGCATGCCATGCGTGTTCCGGCGACCGCGCATGCTGCAGATTCCCGATCGGTAATTGACGATCGAATTAATCAATGCATTGGAAACAATCGCGGCGGCAAAGTGTCGCAGTAAAACGTTTGTATGCTTTTCGCAATCGTTTGCGCGATAAATCCATATTGATAAGATTCCGCCGTTAATTTCCTGTCAGTTGAAAATGATTCGATATTCGTGTTGCGATCGGACAACGATGGCGGCACTGGACAATGTTTTGTCCTTTGGCAGGAGGCCGCGCGCAAGTCGGTGCCGACGAGGAGGGATATGGAAGAGACGATTATCGGCAAAAAATTCCCTTAATCTTCAAGCGCTTCCGGAAAATCAAAAAGGAGTGCGGATAAAAGATCCGGAATTGAAAGACAAAAGGAATGAATGAGCTTCTAGAGGAGTGAATCGAACATTGTCAGATGCATTTGACAATGATTTACAGAAATCTTTCGTTGTTATCTCGATAATGCCGCCTCGTGTCGGACGGGAGCCACCACACGCTACCGTTTGTGTCCGCCACGTCGTCCATTCCATTTGCACTCCTTACGGGAAACGTCATGAAAAAATCTCTCCTGACCGCCGTCGCACTCGCGGCCCTGTCCACCTCGGCCTTCGCGGCGGGCACCGGCACGATCAACTTCACGGGCGAGATCGTCGCGGGCGCATGCGGCATCGATGCGAACTCGGTCAACCAGACCGTGCAGCTCGGCAAGGTGCCGACCAACAAGTTCAAGCAAGCCGGCGACAAGTCGGACCCGGTGTCGTTCGACATCAAGCTGACCGACTGCGACACCAGCATCGCGCAGAACGCGTACTTCACGTTCACGGGCACGTCGAGCGCCGGCCAGCCGAAGCTGCTCGCCACGATCGGTTCGGCAACCAACGTCGGCATCCGCCTGCAGTCCGCGTCGGGCGAATACCTCGACAACGGCGCCGAGCAGAAGGCGCCGACGCTGCTGCAGAACGGCACGAACACCGCGCGCTTCGCGGCGATGTACGAAGCGACGGCAGCCGGCGTGACGCCGGGTACCGCCGACGGCGTCGCGAACTTCACGGTCCGCTACCAGTAAGCGTCCGTACCGGAGGAGGGAGGCGTGCGTCCCTTCCTCCTTCGTCTTTCCTCCCGTTTTCCTTCTCCCTGGACTCCCGGTAGCGCCGCGTGCGAATCAGACATTCCTTCCTTTGCGTCTCCGTGCTGGTCGTCGGCAGCCAGAGCCATGCGACGGAATTCAATTCGTCGTTCCTCGACATCGACGGAACGAGCAACGTCGACCTGTCGCAGTTCTCGCAGCCGGACTTCACGTTGCCCGGCGAGTACATGCTCGACGTGCAGGTCAACGACCTGTACCTCGGACTGCAGCCGATCGAATTCGTGACCGTCGATGCGACGGGCGCGGGCAAGCCGTGCCTGCGACCGGAGCTCGTCGCGCGGTTCGGCCTGAAGCCGTCGCTGGTCAAGGATCTGCCGCGTTTCCGGGGCGGTTGCGTCGACCTGGCTGCGATCGAAGGGGCGACCGTGCGTTACCTGAAAAGCGACGGGCGGCTCAAGATCACGATTCCGCAGGCCGCGCTCGAATTCACCGATTCGACTTACCTGCCGCCGGACCACTGGTCCGAAGGGATTCCCGGCGCGATGCTCGACTATCGCGTGATCGCGAACACGAACCGCAACTTCGGTGCGGCCGGCGGGCAGACGAACGCGATCCAGGCCTACGGGACGGTCGGCGCGAACTGGGCGGCGTGGCGCTTGCGCGGCGACTACCAGGCGCAATCGAACGTGGGTAACACGGCGTACGCGGATCGCACGTTCCGCTTCAGCCGGCTTTACGCATTTCGCGCGCTGCCGTCGATCCAGTCGACGGTGACGTTCGGCGACGACTACCTGAGCTCGGACATTTTCGACACGTTCGCGCTGACGGGCGCGTCGATCCGCAGCGACGACCGCATGCTGCCGCCGTCGCTGCGCGGCTATGCGCCGCTGATCTCGGGCGTGGCGCGCACCAACGCGACCGTGACCGTGTCGCAGGCCGGCCGCGTGCTGTACGTGACGCGCGTGTCGCCGGGCGCGTTCGCGCTGCAGAACATCAACACGAGCGTGCAGGGCACGCTCGACGTCGCGGTCGAGGAAGAGGACGGCAGCGTGCAGCGCTTCCAGGTGACGACCGCCGCCGTGCCGTTCCTCGCGCGCACCGGACAGTTGCGCTACAAGGCCGCGGTCGGCAAGCCGCGCCTGTTCGGCGGCGCCGGCATCACGCCGTTCTTCGGTTTCGGCGAAATCGCGTACGGCCTGCCGTTCGACATCACCGCGTATGGCGGCTTCATCGCGGCGTCGGGCTACACGTCGGTCGCACTCGGCGTCGGCCGCGATTTCGGCGCCTTCGGCGCGGTGTCGGCCGACGTCACGCACGCGCGGGCGCGCCTGTGGTGGAGCGGCGCGACACGCAACGGCAACTCGTATCGCATCAACTATTCGAAGCACTTCGACGGGCTCGATGCCGACGTGCGCTTCTTCGGCTACCGCTTCTCCGAGCGCGAGTACACCAACTTCGCGCAATTCTCCGGCGATCCGACGTCGTACGGCCTCGCCAACAGCAAGCAGCGCTATTCGGCGACGATGTCGAAGCGCTTCGGCAATACGTCGACCTATTTCTCGTACGACCAGACGACCTACTGGGCGCGTGCGTCCGAGCAGCGGGTCGGCCTGACGCTCACGCGTGCGTTCTCGATCGGCACGCTGCGCAACCTGAACGTCAGCGTGTCGGCATTCCGCACGCAGAGCGCGGGCGCGAGCGGCAACCAGTTCTCGGTCACCGCGACGCTGCCGATCGGCGGCAACCACACCGTCACGTCGAACCTGACGACGGGCAGCGGCAGCACCAGCGTGAACGCCGGCTACATCTACGACGACCCGGCCGGCCGCACGTACCAGGTCAATGCGGGCGCGACCGACGGCCGCGCGTCGGCGAACGCGAGCTTCCGCCAGCGCACGTCGGCGTACCAGCTCACCGCGCAGGCGTCGACGCTCGCCAACGCGTATGCGGCCGCGTCGCTCGAAGTCGACGGCTCGTTCGTCGCGACGCAGTACGGCGTGTCCGCGCACGCGAACGGCAATGCGGGCGATACGCGGCTGCTGGTGTCGACCGACGGCGTGCCCGACGTGCCGCTGTCCGGCACGCTCACGCATACCGACTCGCGCGGCTACGCGGTGCTTGACGGCATCTCGCCGTACAACGTGTACGACGCGACCGTCAACGTCGAGAAGCTGCCGCTCGAAGTGCAGGTCACGAACCCGATCCAGCGCATGGTGCTGACCGACGGCGCGATCGGCTTCGTGAAATTTTCCGCGGCGCGCGGCAGCAACCTGTACCTGACGCTGACCGACGCGGCCGGCAAGCCGCTGCCGTTCGGTGCGTCGGTGCAGGACGCGGCGAACGGCAAGGAACTCGGCATCGTGGGCGAAGGCGGCGCGGC encodes the following:
- a CDS encoding TetR family transcriptional regulator, with the translated sequence MARKTREESLAIKHRILDAAELVLLERGVAQTAMADLAEAAGMSRGAVYGHYRNKMEVCLAMCDRAFARTSEGFDAGDGLPPFATLRRAASHYLQECGEPGPMQRVLVILYTKCEQSEENGALQRRRMLLELQMLRIAKALLRRAITAGEVAADLDVHLAAVYLVSLLEGVFASMIWTNRLRGNLWNDAEAMLDAGFDAVRTSAALRRRAQKLPDRPKSS
- a CDS encoding efflux transporter outer membrane subunit: MFALNVCAARRAPVALAAALALAGCSLAPRYERPAAPVPASYAPVDGSNAPAAEPAAAQDAALLDDWHAYFTDPALQAWIDAALANNRDLRIAAGRLEEARALYGVQRSDRMPSVDAQLGYERARQYDPVVRESAISGLYRAGVGVSAYELDLFGRVRNLSDAALAEYFATADAQRTVRIGVIAEVAGAYVSERALHEQRALAQRTLDARERIAALTQRRYAAGTSDAIELRSAEMLVASARASQAALQREHAQAVRALQLLAGDFARNVPADATALDTLSIAPVAPGAPSELLERRPDIRQAEARLKAANANIGAARAAFFPRIALTTDYGSVSDAFSNLFAAGTNVWTFAPRITLPIFAGGRNRANLDVANARKDIAVAEYEKAVQTAFREVADAFAARDWIDRQLAAQQDVYAADGARLKLAERRYAGGVATYLELLDAQRSTYESGQELIRLRQLRLANAIALYRALGGGWAPASAEAAASA
- a CDS encoding M23 family metallopeptidase, whose product is MVKSVATPDAAAPGRAQRAVRALVPAAVLGALAAFGLAAALPAVSQLPGAVDSGTAALPQRVLSDTPFPTAQHFVTSELARTIGERNEHVDRPDRSLQPGLFAPLSAHRNDMLGYASLFQFASPDPRHGMRAGDIELTLSDTLNRLDVPPEVRIQLGDLVTGKVAMRASAQRGDYYRIAFDTNDGTPRLTALELRVAGRTFGAIWFRAPGAEHGAYYTLDGSPLEAAAFTMPVKWTRISSFFGERIHPLSQAMAFHTGVDLAAPSGTPVDAAADGVVSFVGTDPGGYGRYVIVDHADGYSTYYAHLSAFARGLKVGETVKQGQRIGSVGMTGAATGPHLHFEVRVANEPVDPLVTLASAQTALSDMQLTAFRQEAAQWRLRLASISTTPFAFAQNDGPLWGDFAIGSSTLRAVFDTHYSAS
- a CDS encoding multidrug efflux RND transporter permease subunit is translated as MARFFIDRPVFAWVIAIFIMLGGLFAIRALPVAQYPDIAPPVVSIYATYPGASAQVVEESVTALIEREMNGAPGLLYTSATSSAGAASLYLTFKQGVNADLAAVEVQNRLKTVDARLPEPVRRDGIQVEKAADNIQLVVSLTSDDGRMTDVQLGEYASANVVQALRRVEGVGKVQFWGAEYAMRIWPDPVKLAGHGLTASDIASAVRAHNARVTIGDIGRSAVPDSAPIAATVFADAPLKTPADFGAIALRARADGSALFLRDVARIEFGGNDYNYPSYVNGKVATGMGIKLAPGSNAVATEKRVRATMDELSAYFPPGVTYQIPYETSSFVRVSMNKVVTTLIEAGVLVFLVMFLFMQNLRATLIPTLVVPVALAGTFGVMYAAGFSINVLTMFGMVLAIGILVDDAIVVVENVERLMVEEGLGPYDATVKAMRQISGAIVGITVVLTSVFVPMAFFGGAVGNIYRQFALSLAVSIGFSAFLALSLTPALCATLLKPVSGDHHEKRGFFGWFNRFVARATQRYATRVGTMLKKPLRWLVVYGALTAAAALMLTQLPSAFLPDEDQGNFMVMVIRPQGTPLAETMQSVREVESSIRRDEPTAYTYALGGFNLYGEGPNGGMIFVTLKNWKERKAAHDHVQSIVARVNERFAGTPNTTVFAMNSPALPDLGSSSGFDFRLQNRGGLDYAAFSAAREQLLAAGHKDPALTDLMFAGTQDAPQLKLDIDRAKASALGVSMDEINTTLAVMFGSDYIGDFMHGTQVRRVMVQADGLHRLDPDDVRKLRVRNARGEMVPLAAFATLHWTLGPPQLTRYNGYPSFTINGSAAAGHSSGEAMSAIERIAATLPAGIGHAWSGQSFEERLSGAQAPMLFALSVLVVFLALAALYESWSIPFAVMLVVPLGVIGAVLGVTLRAMPNDIYFKVGLIATIGLSAKNAILIVEVAKDLVAQRMPLVDAALEAARLRLRPIVMTSLAFGVGVLPLAFASGAASGAQRAIGTGVLGGVITATVLAVFLVPLFFVIVGRLFDVGPRRRGGSRPATMEGSQP
- a CDS encoding MexX/AxyX family multidrug efflux RND transporter periplasmic adaptor subunit, encoding MNNKRTLWRRLGLAPFALAALLAVAGCGKGDKNAAPETAKQATVVTVRPTAVPMTVELPGRLDAYRQAEVRARVAGIVTARTYEEGQEVKQGAVLFRIDPAPLKAARDAAQGALAKAQAAALAATDKRRRYDDLVRDRAVSERDHTEAVAADTQAKAEVASAKAELARAQLQLDYATVTAPIAGRARRALVTEGALVGQDQATPLTTVEQLDPIYVNFSQPAADVDALRRAVKSGRATGIAQHDVAVTLLRADGTAYPLKGKLLFSDLAVDPTTDTVAMRALFPNPERELLPGAYVRIALDTAVDQRAILVPRDALLRTTDRTSVRVVGANGKVKDVEVTADQMSGHDWRVTRGLAGGERVIVDDAAQFAPDTVVKPVEKAPPSKAAPAAAASQAAARQT
- a CDS encoding fimbrial protein; this translates as MKKSLLTAVALAALSTSAFAAGTGTINFTGEIVAGACGIDANSVNQTVQLGKVPTNKFKQAGDKSDPVSFDIKLTDCDTSIAQNAYFTFTGTSSAGQPKLLATIGSATNVGIRLQSASGEYLDNGAEQKAPTLLQNGTNTARFAAMYEATAAGVTPGTADGVANFTVRYQ